One genomic region from Cardiocondyla obscurior isolate alpha-2009 linkage group LG19, Cobs3.1, whole genome shotgun sequence encodes:
- the LOC139110236 gene encoding nascent polypeptide-associated complex subunit alpha, muscle-specific form-like, translated as MANREKMHELFGSLSEGSESPPASPPPGAWPPPVDPSRRYPVPRVGTSVQRGDGSQRGHTRWLEELPPALPKAPRKDQGRPRALPDSAAGATETTTARSRKRPGQTTATGPQESARKAQPKRTGSTSTSENRRTDGGPAKTTAPEAHQGEAKDPGTSRPQVRPPGPSTARKESAKPPMRRSQNSPPRRGPTIRAMEILQPARREPKNIAGVEVSIPDRDQTGLTATPGGPPARGGAARLKAPRIRPATAAAATKPATTRARGGTVSLSAAARMSTTANTPTVLPLPPFALELRQTTTPPVAPPPMPPVAPPTTTPAAPPPTPLAAPSPTLIAVTSPTPPAYVRENKWTSRPGIPLAVPVQLPNGEITSVPMSAIRHNRKWRARTATGRWLLRFAPDGRLTMCRKIQGEASEVFGLGRTLNKRAVSGERRSWYTQEEEGAARTEEATSTGNQLSGQHHWSTGTTDPSRGDVPAGVATTNPATKVGAASTNPAAEVGAVNSNPAAEAAAGPTAAATRTTTADTPALGTVRFTTAAATVHIATEDSATTWGHQGLPADKPSLPGTIHAQVNTGAPRHANSRVV; from the exons ATGGCTAACCGAGAGAAGATGCACGAGCTTTTTGGAAGCCTTAGTGAAGGAAGCGAGTCGCCACCAGCCAGCCCGCCGCCAGGGGCCTGGCCTCCGCCGGTCGACCCAAGTCGCCGCTATCCGGTGCCACGCGTTGGGACGAGCGTCCAGCGAGGAGACGGCAGCCAGCGGGGTCACACCCGCTGGCTGGAAGAGCTACCACCCGCTCTTCCGAAGGCGCCCCGAAAAGACCAAGGACGTCCGCGGGCTCTGCCGGATTCAGCCGCCGGGGCGACCGAGACCACCACCGCCCGATCAAGAAAAAGGCCAGGACAGACGACTGCGACAGGCCCGCAGGAATCAGCCAGGAAGGCGCAGCCCAAAAGAACAGGCTCCACGTCCACCTCGGAAAACCGCAGGACCGACGGCGGCCCAGCCAAAACGACGGCGCCCGAGGCCCATCAAGGCGAGGCGAAAGATCCGGGCACAAGCCGGCCACAAGTGCGACCGCCAGGACCATCGACAGCACGAAAAGAATCGGCCAAGCCACCCATGAGGCGTAGTCAAAACTCGCCGCCACGCCGAGGACCAACGATTCGGGCCATGGAAATCCTCCAACCGGCCCGACGTGAGCCAAAGAACATCGCTGGGGTCGAGGTCAGCATTCCCGATAGAGACCAGACGGGGCTGACAGCCACGCCAGGAGGACCGCCAGCTCGCGGCGGGGCGGCCAGGCTGAAGGCGCCGCGCATCAGGCCAGCCACCGCAGCCGCAGCGACCAAACCGGCAACGACCAGGGCTCGGGGAGGAACAGTGAGCCTTTCGGCAGCGGCCAGGATGTCGACCACAGCCAACACGCCCACGGTTCTGCCACTGCCGCCATTTGCACTGGAACTAAGACAGACCACGACACCGCCAGTGGCTCCACCACCGATGCCACCAGTGGCcccgccgacgacgacgcccGCGGCTCCACCGCCGACACCGCTAGCAGCTCCATCGCCAACGTTAATTGCGGTTACATCGCCAACGCCACCCGCCTACGTCCGCGAGAATAAATGGACATCGAGGCCGGGCATCCCGCTCGCTGTGCCAGTCCAGCTTCCAAACGGCGAAATTACATCAGTGCCGATGTCCGCCATCCGCCACAATCGGAAGTGGCGGGCCCGGACCGCAACCGGCAGGTGGCTGCTGCGTTTCGCCCCCGATGGCAGACTCACGATGTGCCGGAAGATCCAGGGGGAGGCCTCTGA AGTATTCGGTCTTGGTCGAACTCTAAATAAACGAGCAGTCAGCGGCGAGCGGAGATCCTGGTATACCCAGGAAGAAGAAGGTGCGGCGAGGACGGAGGAAGCCACCTCCACGGGAAACCAGCTCTCCGGACAGCACCACTGGTCTACTGGTACCACGGATCCTAGCCGTGGAGACGTTCCCGCCGGGGTAGCCACTACTAACCCTGCAACCAAAGTCGGGGCAGCCAGTACTAATCCTGCAGCAGAAGTCGGGGCAGTCAATAGTAACCCTGCCGCCGAGGCCGCAGCTGGTCCTACCGCAGCTGCCACCAGGACTACCACCGCTGATACTCCGGCCCTGGGCACCGTGCGCTTTACGACTGCCGCCGCCACAGTTCACATAGCTACCGAAGACAGCGCTACTACCTGGGGACATCAGGGCCTACCGGCTGACAAGCCCTCGCTACCGGGTACCATCCACGCCCAGGTCAATACCGGTGCACCAAGGCACGCAAACTCAAGAGTCGTCTAA